One segment of Segatella copri DNA contains the following:
- a CDS encoding sialate O-acetylesterase, translated as MKKLLCSALLLAMTLAAQAEVKLPKIFGDNMVLQQQTECNLWGTADANKVVKVRASWNGKTYKTQADAQGKWAMKIETPQAGGPYELSLSDGKELKLHNILIGEVWICSGQSNMEMPMKGFKAQPVAGTPEELMLCKDQQLRLFTVQRNAQLHPVDTVAGDWKEADAASVREFSAAAYYYGKTLRQSLGVPVGLIVTSWGGSACEAWINGNLIKSDWLKAFPKLHTPWNEADVKKYQQRSPSALYNGMLHPLIGYTMKGVIWYQGEDNCNRYATYADQMQTLVNSWRKEWKQGIFPFYYCQIAPYDYSLIKWKNNSALLREKQMEAEKRISNCRMAVLLDAGLEYGIHPRKKKEVGERLALLSLANTYGQKGLPDFAVYKSVEFKGDTAVVSFDRSKEWVYFNNGPKSDNFEIAGEDQVFHKAQAWISRNKVYVKSEDVKKPVAVRYAFKNWVVGDLFHDGLPVSSFRTDDWEVK; from the coding sequence ATGAAGAAACTGTTATGTTCAGCTCTGCTGCTTGCCATGACTCTGGCAGCGCAGGCAGAAGTGAAACTGCCAAAGATCTTTGGCGACAATATGGTATTGCAACAGCAGACGGAATGCAACCTCTGGGGTACTGCTGATGCCAACAAGGTGGTAAAAGTGCGTGCTTCCTGGAACGGCAAGACCTATAAGACTCAAGCCGATGCCCAGGGAAAATGGGCGATGAAGATAGAAACGCCTCAGGCTGGCGGTCCTTATGAACTGAGTCTGAGCGATGGAAAGGAATTGAAACTTCACAATATCCTGATTGGTGAGGTCTGGATCTGTTCGGGTCAGAGTAACATGGAGATGCCGATGAAGGGATTCAAGGCACAGCCTGTTGCGGGCACTCCTGAAGAACTGATGCTGTGTAAAGACCAGCAGTTGCGCCTCTTTACGGTTCAGCGTAATGCCCAGTTGCATCCTGTTGATACGGTGGCTGGCGACTGGAAGGAAGCTGATGCTGCAAGCGTTCGTGAGTTTAGTGCTGCTGCTTATTATTATGGTAAGACGTTGCGCCAATCGCTGGGTGTACCAGTAGGTCTGATTGTTACTTCCTGGGGCGGTAGTGCCTGTGAGGCATGGATCAACGGCAATCTCATCAAGAGCGATTGGCTCAAGGCATTCCCTAAACTTCATACACCTTGGAATGAGGCTGATGTGAAGAAATATCAGCAGCGCAGTCCTTCGGCTCTCTATAATGGTATGCTCCATCCGCTCATCGGTTACACCATGAAGGGTGTTATCTGGTATCAGGGTGAGGATAACTGCAATCGCTATGCTACTTATGCCGACCAGATGCAGACCCTGGTAAACAGTTGGCGCAAGGAATGGAAGCAGGGGATTTTTCCGTTCTATTATTGTCAGATTGCACCCTACGATTATAGTCTGATAAAATGGAAAAACAACAGTGCCCTGCTTCGTGAAAAGCAGATGGAGGCAGAGAAGCGCATCAGCAACTGCCGTATGGCTGTATTGCTTGATGCCGGTCTGGAGTATGGCATCCATCCACGTAAGAAGAAGGAGGTGGGCGAGCGTCTGGCTCTGCTTTCTCTTGCCAATACTTACGGTCAGAAGGGATTGCCTGATTTCGCTGTCTACAAGAGTGTTGAGTTCAAGGGCGATACCGCTGTAGTCAGCTTCGACCGCAGCAAGGAGTGGGTTTACTTCAACAATGGTCCTAAGAGCGACAACTTCGAGATTGCCGGCGAAGACCAGGTATTCCACAAGGCACAGGCTTGGATTTCACGCAACAAGGTGTATGTAAAGAGTGAGGACGTGAAGAAACCTGTGGCTGTGCGCTATGCGTTCAAAAACTGGGTTGTGGGTGATCTCTTCCACGATGGTCTGCCTGTCAGCTCTTTCCGTACCGACGATTGGGAAGTGAAGTAA
- a CDS encoding glycoside hydrolase family 2 protein, with the protein MRYYILMAMMLLLGAGSAKASAYDDTSVAGLFPVSNQGREVWNFNPNWRFHLGDVLGAERADYDDTSWEVVSTPHSVKLVPAEASGCRNYQGIAWYRKTFIVPGNRSEIYFEAIMGKQKIYVNGKLAKEHFGGYLPVIVNLKEQGLKKGDKCVVAVMADNSNDKSYPPGKPQYTLDFAYHGGIYRDVWLINKKDVSITNVIEADRRDAGIFVHFSDISEKQAKVFVDVDLQNVGRKARKVKVEQSLLDASGKVLKTVSQNVLLAAGDAHQTVRQMFSVRNPHLWSPETPYLYSVVTRIRDGKQVLDGGKTKLGIRSFEFRGKEGFWLNGKKYRQFIGANRHQDFAYVGNALPNSQQWRDVLRLKNAGFNIIRTAHYPQDPSFMDACDELGIFIIVATPGWQYWNKDPQFAERVFQNTREIIRRDRNHPSVLMWEPILNETRYPKDFALKSLQLTKDEYPYPYRPVAVADWNSAGVKENYDVVYGWPDMDMSGISQCVFTREFGEYVDDWYAHNNLNRASRSWGEKPMLTQAYSLAKTTEEMHTPGQFIGGCQWHPFDHQRGYHPDPYWGGIYDAFRQKKTAYYMFESQRSDQPFVHIAHEMTQFSDADVTVFSNCDSVRLTTYQGAHTYTLPVLHPTAAAFNAPVVFKNAWDFWEAREYSYKKKSPQMVVMVAEGYKDGKVVCTDQRMPSRRSIKLRLYVDEMGKPLVADGSDFVVVVAEVTDDNGHVRRLAKENIRFTLEGEGEIIGDASINANPRAVEWGSAPILVRSTMKPGKIKIHAEVQFPGTHAPTPADLEIESVAYQGTMMMGTKTAKSATSSSVQNASSATSSSHEFTPEQKAKMLKEVEDQQADFGINN; encoded by the coding sequence ATGAGATATTACATATTGATGGCTATGATGCTTTTGCTGGGCGCAGGCTCGGCAAAGGCATCGGCTTACGATGATACATCGGTGGCGGGTTTGTTTCCTGTCAGCAACCAGGGACGCGAGGTGTGGAATTTCAATCCCAACTGGCGGTTCCATCTGGGTGATGTGCTGGGCGCAGAACGTGCCGACTATGATGATACAAGCTGGGAGGTAGTTTCTACCCCTCATAGTGTGAAACTGGTACCTGCTGAGGCTTCGGGTTGCCGCAACTATCAGGGTATAGCCTGGTATCGCAAAACCTTTATCGTGCCGGGCAATCGCTCTGAAATCTATTTCGAGGCGATAATGGGCAAGCAGAAGATTTATGTGAACGGCAAACTGGCTAAGGAGCACTTTGGCGGTTACTTGCCTGTTATCGTCAACCTGAAAGAGCAGGGACTGAAGAAGGGCGATAAGTGTGTGGTGGCTGTGATGGCTGACAACTCTAATGACAAGAGTTATCCTCCTGGCAAACCGCAGTATACACTCGACTTTGCTTATCATGGTGGTATCTATCGCGATGTGTGGCTCATCAATAAGAAGGATGTTTCTATCACCAACGTGATTGAAGCCGACCGCCGTGATGCCGGCATCTTCGTTCATTTCTCGGATATTTCAGAAAAGCAGGCGAAGGTGTTTGTTGATGTCGACTTGCAGAATGTGGGCAGAAAGGCACGCAAGGTGAAGGTGGAGCAGAGTCTGCTGGATGCTTCGGGCAAGGTGCTCAAGACCGTTTCGCAGAATGTGCTCCTGGCAGCTGGCGATGCACATCAGACCGTCAGACAGATGTTCTCTGTCAGGAATCCGCATCTCTGGTCGCCGGAGACACCTTATTTATATAGTGTGGTTACCCGCATCAGGGACGGTAAGCAGGTATTGGACGGCGGAAAGACCAAGTTGGGTATCCGCAGCTTCGAGTTCCGTGGCAAGGAAGGTTTCTGGCTCAACGGCAAGAAATACCGCCAGTTTATCGGTGCCAACCGTCATCAGGATTTTGCCTATGTGGGCAATGCACTTCCCAACAGTCAGCAATGGAGAGATGTGCTCCGTCTGAAGAATGCCGGTTTCAACATCATCCGTACTGCCCACTATCCTCAGGACCCGTCGTTCATGGATGCCTGCGATGAACTCGGAATCTTCATCATCGTGGCTACACCGGGCTGGCAGTATTGGAACAAGGACCCTCAATTTGCAGAACGTGTGTTCCAGAATACCCGTGAAATCATCCGTCGTGACCGCAACCATCCTTCGGTTCTGATGTGGGAGCCTATCCTGAATGAGACCCGCTATCCTAAGGATTTCGCCCTGAAGTCGCTGCAGTTGACCAAGGATGAGTATCCTTATCCATACCGTCCTGTGGCTGTTGCCGACTGGAATTCGGCAGGTGTCAAGGAAAACTATGATGTGGTTTACGGATGGCCGGATATGGATATGAGCGGCATCAGCCAGTGTGTCTTTACCCGAGAGTTTGGTGAGTATGTGGATGACTGGTATGCGCATAATAACCTGAACCGTGCCAGCCGCAGCTGGGGTGAGAAACCGATGCTGACCCAGGCTTATTCTCTGGCAAAGACTACTGAGGAGATGCACACACCGGGACAGTTTATCGGTGGTTGCCAGTGGCATCCTTTCGATCATCAGCGCGGTTATCATCCAGATCCTTACTGGGGCGGTATCTATGATGCATTCCGACAGAAGAAGACTGCTTATTATATGTTTGAGTCACAGCGCAGCGACCAGCCATTTGTGCATATCGCTCACGAGATGACCCAGTTCAGCGATGCCGATGTGACGGTATTCTCTAATTGTGACAGCGTTCGTCTTACCACCTATCAGGGTGCTCATACCTATACTTTGCCAGTTCTTCATCCTACGGCAGCCGCCTTTAATGCCCCTGTGGTATTCAAGAATGCCTGGGATTTCTGGGAGGCTCGCGAATACAGTTATAAGAAGAAATCTCCTCAGATGGTAGTGATGGTAGCAGAGGGATACAAGGACGGCAAGGTGGTTTGTACCGATCAGCGCATGCCTTCCCGCCGCAGCATCAAACTCCGTCTTTATGTTGATGAAATGGGCAAACCGCTGGTAGCTGATGGCAGCGACTTTGTAGTTGTGGTAGCCGAAGTGACCGATGATAACGGTCATGTCCGCCGTCTGGCTAAAGAGAATATCCGCTTTACCCTGGAGGGTGAGGGCGAAATCATTGGCGATGCCAGCATCAATGCCAATCCGAGAGCCGTAGAATGGGGTAGTGCTCCTATCCTGGTGCGCAGCACGATGAAGCCGGGCAAGATAAAGATTCATGCCGAGGTTCAGTTCCCGGGTACTCATGCTCCTACTCCTGCCGACCTGGAGATAGAAAGCGTAGCTTATCAGGGAACCATGATGATGGGTACAAAGACTGCCAAGTCTGCCACTTCATCATCTGTTCAGAATGCTTCTTCTGCCACTTCTTCTTCTCATGAGTTTACACCTGAGCAGAAGGCAAAGATGCTGAAAGAGGTAGAAGACCAGCAGGCAGATTTTGGTATCAATAATTAA
- a CDS encoding AraC family transcriptional regulator, whose protein sequence is MAQNNMQVAHYSMKEGLPHDIVYCSLKSEDSFLWFGTWFGLSRFDGSRFANYSDAYISSSDQPPRKVEWLAEDALGNLWIKTLDWKLSVFFKQTERFEDVYDELKPYARNLQVIKIQADGTGKILLLTKDKNLLLAETLKDGSIRIQTLVDARKYINTFNYQLRQDVVQLKVSRANYVGKDYQIYSVPITAKNRKWTLGMWQQYFARKSKEHFVYHTPNGCVWQLDESHTALVCHNPKIGWERRYPISGVGKVVEPKFIATSHHGYFYLSGAGEIIYIDPQTMEGVNLAFLPKFQDHKPDSHFLNMNLDKDGLLWLTSADNGIYRVSFTPNQFRVIPLPDGDKSGVKAICQLKNGDVLVGARSKNVYLLDMQGRVKQVFDYAHHQIGSIYHAMYDDRQNLWLSTKGDGLVKLTPDASRPIGYRIAHYRHDARDPYSISGNNVYMTYQDSHHRIWVATLDGGLNLLQEQGGKVRFYNKYHGMKNYPGYGLYMDVRNLVEDSHQRMWVGTMDGLMSFKTDFKSVGDLRFETYRNTEINTRANSDIYGLYKDSNRQVWMCTFGGGLSRLDGFDEVTHLPILTSLGAKEGLHNDVIISILEDKMGRLWLVNADGLSCYDYQSDRIRHFDNSDGFPDVQLEESSAALIQNGEIWLGCKEGILAYQPERIHTTRLQYPIYIIGGEVNNRDIRSYNQPAILEKSMVYTDHLTLRHSQSMFTLEFAALNFCNPERISYRYRLKGYDHDWHYAGKNRLASYTNVPSGTYQFIVEVMDATNPDSHSTRELTITILPPWWATWWAYLIYIILISVASYYAFRYAKYQIRLKNNIYIQNQLAEYKRKFNAEQQDKQFADKVRRFMEANLTNADFEIDMLAQELGMSRSAFFKKTKAVMGCSPSDMVKDFKLSHAVELLKHSGQSITDVAYSCGFTDVGYFGKCFRKKYGMSPREYVAQQQESEIKK, encoded by the coding sequence ATGGCACAGAACAATATGCAGGTAGCCCATTATTCTATGAAGGAAGGGTTACCTCATGACATCGTATACTGTTCTCTGAAGTCGGAAGACAGTTTCCTGTGGTTTGGAACCTGGTTCGGCTTATCTCGTTTCGACGGATCCCGCTTTGCCAATTATTCAGATGCTTACATCTCTTCTTCCGACCAGCCACCCCGTAAGGTAGAATGGTTGGCAGAAGATGCTCTGGGCAATCTCTGGATCAAGACGCTCGACTGGAAACTCAGCGTCTTCTTCAAGCAGACCGAACGTTTCGAAGATGTCTATGATGAACTGAAACCTTATGCCCGTAACCTGCAGGTCATCAAGATTCAGGCAGATGGTACCGGTAAGATTCTCCTGCTCACCAAAGATAAGAACCTGCTTCTTGCAGAAACATTAAAGGATGGAAGCATCCGTATCCAGACGCTGGTAGATGCCCGAAAGTATATCAATACGTTCAATTATCAGTTGCGCCAGGATGTGGTACAGCTGAAGGTTTCGCGTGCTAACTATGTAGGAAAGGATTATCAGATTTATTCCGTTCCTATTACTGCGAAAAACAGAAAGTGGACGCTCGGCATGTGGCAGCAGTATTTCGCCCGTAAATCAAAGGAACATTTTGTTTATCATACCCCGAACGGATGTGTGTGGCAGTTGGATGAATCGCATACCGCCCTGGTGTGCCATAATCCGAAGATCGGATGGGAGCGCCGTTATCCGATTTCGGGCGTAGGTAAGGTGGTGGAACCTAAGTTCATCGCCACCTCTCATCATGGTTACTTCTATCTTTCCGGTGCTGGCGAAATCATCTATATTGATCCGCAGACGATGGAAGGCGTTAACCTGGCTTTCCTTCCTAAGTTCCAGGACCATAAGCCAGATAGCCACTTCTTGAACATGAACCTGGACAAGGACGGACTGTTGTGGCTCACTTCTGCTGATAATGGCATTTACCGTGTCAGTTTCACCCCCAACCAGTTCCGTGTCATCCCTTTGCCGGATGGTGATAAGAGTGGAGTGAAAGCCATCTGCCAGTTGAAGAATGGTGATGTGCTGGTGGGTGCCCGCAGCAAGAATGTTTATCTGTTGGATATGCAGGGCAGGGTGAAGCAGGTGTTCGATTATGCCCATCATCAAATTGGCAGCATTTATCATGCCATGTATGATGACAGGCAGAATCTCTGGCTCTCTACCAAGGGAGACGGATTGGTAAAACTGACTCCCGATGCCTCCAGACCAATAGGGTATCGCATCGCTCATTACCGTCATGATGCCCGGGATCCTTATTCCATCAGCGGCAACAATGTCTATATGACCTATCAGGATTCCCACCATCGCATCTGGGTGGCTACGCTGGATGGAGGTCTCAATCTGCTGCAGGAACAGGGCGGAAAGGTGCGCTTCTATAATAAATATCATGGTATGAAAAACTATCCCGGTTACGGACTCTACATGGATGTCCGCAACCTGGTAGAGGACAGTCATCAGAGAATGTGGGTAGGAACGATGGACGGACTGATGTCTTTCAAGACAGATTTCAAATCGGTAGGTGACCTGCGCTTCGAGACTTATCGCAATACCGAAATCAATACCCGTGCCAATAGTGACATCTACGGACTTTACAAGGATAGCAACAGGCAGGTTTGGATGTGTACCTTTGGTGGAGGTCTGAGTCGTCTGGATGGTTTTGATGAAGTGACGCATCTGCCTATTCTTACTTCTTTGGGAGCAAAGGAAGGTTTGCATAATGATGTCATCATTTCGATTTTAGAGGATAAGATGGGACGCCTTTGGCTGGTAAATGCCGATGGCTTGTCGTGCTATGATTATCAATCAGACCGCATCCGGCATTTCGACAATTCCGACGGTTTCCCTGATGTCCAGTTGGAGGAATCTTCTGCGGCTTTGATCCAGAATGGGGAGATATGGCTGGGGTGCAAGGAAGGAATCCTTGCTTATCAGCCGGAACGTATCCATACCACCCGTCTGCAATATCCTATATATATAATAGGTGGAGAGGTGAACAACCGTGATATCCGCAGTTACAATCAGCCAGCCATCCTGGAGAAGTCGATGGTTTATACCGATCATCTCACCCTGCGCCATTCCCAGTCGATGTTCACTCTGGAGTTTGCGGCCCTGAATTTCTGCAATCCGGAGCGCATCAGCTACCGTTACCGGCTGAAGGGTTACGACCATGACTGGCATTATGCCGGCAAGAACCGTCTGGCTTCCTATACCAATGTGCCGTCGGGAACCTATCAGTTTATCGTAGAGGTAATGGATGCTACCAATCCTGATTCTCACAGCACGAGAGAGTTGACCATCACCATTCTCCCACCCTGGTGGGCTACGTGGTGGGCTTATCTCATCTATATCATTCTGATATCCGTAGCCAGCTACTATGCTTTCCGCTATGCGAAGTATCAGATTCGGCTGAAGAACAATATCTACATCCAGAACCAGCTGGCAGAGTATAAGCGCAAGTTTAATGCCGAACAGCAGGATAAGCAGTTTGCCGACAAGGTGCGCCGGTTTATGGAAGCCAACCTGACCAATGCCGATTTCGAGATAGATATGCTGGCACAGGAATTGGGCATGAGCCGTTCAGCCTTCTTCAAGAAGACGAAGGCTGTGATGGGCTGTTCGCCAAGCGATATGGTGAAGGATTTCAAACTGAGTCATGCCGTAGAATTGCTGAAGCATTCCGGCCAGAGTATCACCGATGTAGCCTACAGTTGCGGCTTCACCGATGTGGGCTATTTCGGCAAGTGTTTCCGTAAGAAATATGGCATGTCGCCAAGAGAGTATGTAGCGCAGCAGCAGGAGAGTGAAATAAAAAAATAA
- a CDS encoding SusC/RagA family TonB-linked outer membrane protein, translated as MKKLKNPVAFAGITSKVMLVSTVLLTPTAMMAGNGQRGIQTPPSVVQQSKSINGTIVDETGEPMIGVTIKKKGSGVGAITDMDGKFSVNVPSGTILEISYTGYRTITVSAKQGMGIKMEPDAIGLDELVVVGYGTQKKRDLTGAIASVKSDDIVLTPSSNPMEALQGRVSGLDITKSSGQAGSGVSMQLRGNRSLVSGGTSPLFIIDGMPGDYSTLNPNDIESIEVLKDASSTAIYGSSGANGVVLITTKGGKSGKLAVNFNAYYGINGWSDVPEVRQGETYMEGLRQAAKNAGTYVDDATLFQSNPNYYTAYKNGKNIKWTDELLHTGTVQNYSVSLSGGTDKTKAYMSLNFSDENGQYRDDYYKVYSTNIRVDNQVNKWLAAGVAMQASYVHQNRPFAKMSAAMRAIPYGDLYDENGNVNVYPIEGDNTYINLLVNNKSNYRRQNQRAKFYINPYIRITPFKGFTWESRINGTLTYNRANAFDGAGSYNFYKNGSNVNNDTSASVSDSRGYSYKWENIFTYQFNVAKDHAFTVTGVTSWNHNRSDVTLASGTGILQNSYLWHNLANANMHNSTSSYSMSKGMGLIGRINYSYLGRYLASVSVRHDGSSRLAEGHKWSTFPAVALGWRISDEKFMESTRSWLDNLKLRMGYGETGSTAGVNAYSSVTNLQQGYLTIGGEKITTWGYTQTVANAELTWERSKNWNIGLDAAFLKGRIELNLDLYNTKTTGVIWNKNLPATSGAYNSTSLFNTNVNLAETNNKGVELTLNTRNIVSKDFKWNTTLTFAYNKEKIEKLSGTANEKVINGDRVYEVGSAINSYYGYKLNGIWQLDQADDAACFGQKPGSFNIDVPDMERHVDANGKVYYTKVDADGVEQTYNAENPYTTSANDYQVLGHNSPDWSLGLQNTLKYKNFDLSIYMYMRWGQMIKYDMLTEYDPTGRDNYPTYFNVWSETNPSNDFPAMDASISNKLAYYPGFSSLAYVDGSFFKIKNITLGYSLPTKLQKKLGLTNLRVYGTITNPLIIRKSHLLKDYDPEMNGSYDFPLTRQLVFGLNVSF; from the coding sequence ATGAAGAAATTGAAGAATCCTGTCGCATTTGCAGGAATTACCTCTAAGGTAATGTTGGTTTCTACAGTCTTGTTGACTCCAACAGCAATGATGGCTGGTAATGGTCAGAGAGGAATTCAGACTCCTCCTTCTGTAGTTCAACAGTCAAAATCTATCAATGGTACTATCGTTGATGAGACTGGAGAGCCAATGATTGGTGTAACCATCAAGAAAAAGGGTAGTGGTGTAGGTGCTATTACTGACATGGATGGTAAGTTTTCTGTAAATGTACCTTCAGGTACTATTTTGGAAATCAGTTACACAGGTTATAGAACTATCACTGTATCTGCCAAGCAAGGTATGGGTATCAAAATGGAACCTGATGCCATTGGTCTTGATGAGTTGGTTGTTGTTGGTTATGGTACACAGAAAAAACGTGATTTGACAGGTGCTATTGCTTCTGTCAAAAGCGATGATATTGTGTTGACTCCTTCATCTAATCCAATGGAGGCTCTTCAGGGACGTGTGTCAGGTCTTGATATAACTAAGTCTAGCGGTCAGGCTGGTTCTGGTGTAAGTATGCAGTTGCGTGGTAACCGCTCTTTGGTAAGTGGTGGTACTTCTCCATTGTTTATCATTGATGGTATGCCGGGTGACTATTCAACATTGAATCCTAACGATATTGAAAGCATCGAAGTGCTGAAGGATGCTTCTTCTACAGCTATTTATGGTTCTTCTGGTGCCAATGGTGTTGTCTTGATTACGACCAAAGGTGGAAAGTCAGGTAAACTGGCCGTAAACTTCAATGCTTATTATGGTATTAATGGATGGTCTGATGTGCCAGAGGTGCGTCAGGGCGAAACCTATATGGAAGGATTACGTCAGGCAGCCAAGAATGCTGGTACATATGTAGATGATGCAACTCTTTTCCAGAGTAATCCGAACTACTATACAGCCTATAAGAACGGAAAGAACATCAAGTGGACTGATGAACTGCTTCATACAGGAACAGTTCAAAACTACTCAGTTTCTCTTTCCGGCGGTACAGACAAGACAAAGGCTTACATGTCTTTGAATTTCTCTGATGAAAATGGTCAGTATAGAGACGACTATTATAAGGTATATTCTACCAATATCCGAGTAGACAATCAGGTAAACAAGTGGTTGGCTGCCGGTGTTGCCATGCAGGCATCTTATGTGCACCAGAACCGTCCCTTTGCCAAAATGTCGGCTGCTATGAGAGCGATTCCTTATGGTGATCTATATGATGAGAATGGCAATGTGAATGTATATCCTATAGAGGGTGATAATACATATATCAACCTTCTTGTGAACAATAAGTCAAACTATCGGCGTCAGAACCAGAGGGCTAAGTTCTATATAAATCCTTATATTCGTATTACTCCGTTCAAGGGATTCACTTGGGAGAGCCGTATCAATGGTACTTTGACATACAATCGTGCCAATGCCTTTGATGGTGCAGGTTCCTACAACTTCTATAAGAATGGTTCTAACGTGAATAATGATACCAGTGCAAGCGTATCTGACAGTCGTGGTTATAGCTACAAGTGGGAGAATATATTCACTTACCAGTTTAATGTAGCTAAGGATCATGCATTTACAGTAACAGGCGTTACTTCTTGGAACCACAACCGTAGTGATGTAACTCTTGCTTCTGGTACAGGTATTCTTCAAAATTCATATTTGTGGCATAACTTAGCTAATGCTAATATGCATAATAGTACTTCTAGCTACAGCATGAGTAAGGGTATGGGCTTGATAGGTCGTATCAACTACTCTTATTTAGGTCGCTATCTGGCATCTGTTTCTGTACGTCATGACGGTTCTTCTCGTTTGGCAGAAGGCCATAAATGGTCTACTTTCCCTGCTGTTGCTTTGGGATGGCGTATCAGCGACGAGAAGTTTATGGAGAGTACCCGTTCTTGGCTCGATAACCTGAAACTACGTATGGGTTATGGTGAGACAGGTAGCACTGCAGGTGTCAATGCTTACTCTTCTGTAACCAATTTGCAGCAGGGGTATCTTACCATTGGTGGTGAGAAGATTACTACATGGGGTTATACTCAGACTGTTGCAAACGCAGAATTGACATGGGAGCGTTCAAAGAACTGGAACATTGGTCTTGATGCAGCCTTTTTGAAGGGACGCATTGAATTGAATTTGGATTTGTATAACACAAAGACTACAGGAGTTATTTGGAATAAGAACTTGCCAGCTACTTCTGGTGCTTATAATTCTACTAGCCTATTCAATACTAATGTAAACTTGGCTGAGACCAATAACAAGGGTGTGGAACTTACATTGAATACTCGTAATATTGTAAGCAAGGACTTTAAGTGGAATACTACATTGACATTTGCATACAATAAAGAGAAGATTGAAAAACTCTCTGGTACAGCTAACGAGAAGGTTATCAACGGCGACCGTGTATACGAAGTAGGTTCAGCTATTAACTCTTACTATGGTTATAAGTTGAATGGCATATGGCAGTTGGATCAGGCTGATGATGCTGCTTGCTTTGGTCAGAAGCCAGGTTCTTTCAATATTGATGTTCCTGATATGGAACGCCATGTTGATGCGAATGGTAAGGTGTATTATACCAAGGTTGATGCTGATGGAGTAGAGCAGACATACAATGCAGAAAATCCATACACAACATCAGCAAACGATTATCAGGTGTTGGGACATAATTCTCCAGACTGGTCACTCGGTTTGCAGAATACATTGAAGTACAAGAATTTCGATTTGAGTATATACATGTATATGCGTTGGGGACAGATGATTAAGTATGATATGTTGACAGAGTATGATCCAACAGGTAGAGACAACTATCCAACCTACTTCAATGTTTGGTCAGAGACAAATCCATCTAATGATTTCCCAGCAATGGATGCTAGTATCTCTAATAAGTTGGCTTATTATCCAGGATTCTCTTCTTTGGCATATGTGGATGGTTCTTTCTTCAAGATCAAGAACATTACTTTGGGTTATAGCTTGCCAACTAAACTTCAGAAGAAGTTGGGCTTGACAAATCTCCGTGTATATGGAACTATTACCAACCCATTGATCATTCGCAAGAGTCACTTGCTGAAGGATTATGATCCAGAAATGAATGGTTCTTACGACTTCCCACTGACAAGACAACTGGTATTTGGTCTTAACGTATCATTCTAA